In the Microcebus murinus isolate Inina chromosome 14, M.murinus_Inina_mat1.0, whole genome shotgun sequence genome, one interval contains:
- the SLC25A16 gene encoding solute carrier family 25 member 16 isoform X3 yields the protein MTAVICTYPLDMVRVRLAFQVKGEHTYTGIIHAFKTIYAKEGGFLGFYRGLMPTILGMAPYAGVSFFTFGTLKSVGLSHAPTLLGRPSSDNPNVLVLKTHINLFCGGVAGAIAQTISYPFDVTRRRMQLGASLPEFEKCLTMRDTMKYVYGHHGIRKGLYRGLSLNYIRCIPSQAVAFTTYELMKQFFHLN from the exons ATGACAGCAGTTATCTGTACCTACCCTCTTGACATGGTTAGGGTACGCCTAGCATTCCAGGTGAAAGGGGAACACACCTATACAGGAATTATTCATGCATTCAAAACAATTTATGCAAAG GAAGGTGGTTTCCTTGGATTTTACAGAGGCCTGATGCCCACTATATTAGGAATGGCTCCATACGCTG gtgtttcattttttacttttggtaCCTTAAAGAGTGTTGGGCTTTCCCATGCTCCTACCCTTCTTGGCAGACCATCATCAGACAATCCTAATGTCTTAGTTTTGAAAACTCACATAAACTTATTTTGTGGTGGTGTTGCTGGAGCAATAGCACAGACAATATC ctaTCCATTTGATGTAACTCGTCGGCGAATGCAATTAGGAGCTTCTCTGCCAGAATTTGAAAAGTGCCT TACCATGCGGGATACTATGAAGTATGTCTATGGACACCATGGAATTCGAAAAGGATTATATCGTGGTTTATCTCTTAATTACATTCGCTGCATCCCCTCTCAAGCGGTGGCTTTTACAACATACGAACTTATGAAGCAGTTTTTTCACCTCAACTAA